The following DNA comes from Streptococcus canis.
ACAAAATCTAGAAGAATTACCATAGTTTTTTCAAAATTTTCTAACTATTTCGACAGTTGTTTTTCCAACCAATACTGTAGCCTTCCCTTATTATGGCTATCTACAAAAAAAGTCAAAGGATCTGTAGATGTAAACTACCCCAGTTAGACAAAAAACTAACTTTTTGGGGGCAGTTCAATGTTAGCCAGTTCCTTTGACTTTTTCTGTGAATCGAACTATCCGTCACACCTCAAACATTACTCTTTTTGTGACTTTAAATCATACAGCTTTGACACTCTTCGGTACCGTCAGTCATTGCCTGGTCGTCCGTGAAGGTTACCAAACTATCGTCGTCGTACTGTTCACTACCTGCCAAGACATCTTGTCTAACTCTAACATAGTAGATAGAAGCGCATTTCAGCTTGAAGGCCTGAATATAAGAACGGTTGAGGTCACGTGTAGTAGCCTGATCAGTCATAAATAAAGTCAATGAAATAGCCTGATCCACATGTTTTTGAGCGGCAGCAACAATATTAATGATGGGCTCTGGCCCCATTTCATAAGCTCCACGTTCATAGTAACAATAATTGTCCTGATCAATATGATACGCGGGAACATAGACCCTGCCCAAGCTACCTTCTTTACGAACCTCGACAGGAGCAACAACCGGCTGCAAACTTGGGGTGCAAGAAGATAAGTAACTAATAGACCCTGTTGGGGCGACAGCCATTAGATGGGCATTAGCTAAACCAAAGGTTTGAATATCTGTTACCAATGCCTTCCAATCAGCTACGCTTGGTAATTGAAAGCCATAAGTTTTCAACAAGGCAGCGACCCGTTTTGTTTTTGGCTTGGCATCTTCTGTCAAATAGTTACTAAAATAAGAACCGTCCGCATAGGTCGATCGTTCAAAATCTGCAAAAGTCCCCTTTTCTTTAGCCAATTGACAAGAGGCTTTAAAAGCATGATAGGCCATAGCATGGAAAAACAAATCCGTAAAGTCAACGGCTTCTTCTGAATCATAGTAAATATGATTGGTTGCCAAAAAGCCATGTAAATTCATCGCTCCTAAACCAACAGCGTGATTAGCTGCATTGCCTTTTTCAATAGAGGGGGCACAAGACAAATCAGAAGTTCTTGACACCTGATCAAGAGCTCTGATGCTGGTTGCGATTAACTGTTCAAAATGCTTGGCATCTGCCATAGCTTCAGCGATATTAATCGATCCCAAATTACAGCAAATGTCTTCACCAACTTCTTTGAAGCTCAAATCCTCATCTAAGGTACTAGCTGTACTCACCTGAGCAATTTCAGAACACAAGTTTGACATGACAATGCGTCCTTTTTGCGCATGAGGATTACGCTGATTAACCGTATCATCAAACAAAAGATAGGGGTAACCAGATTCAAAATGTAGTTCAGCGATCAACTGGAACAGTTTTCTAGCACTGATATAAGTCTTTTTAATAGCAGGATTGGCTAGTAACTTATCGTACTCCTCTGTGATTGAAATATCAGACATGTCCTTACCATAAACGCGTTTAATATCGTATGGCGAAAAGAGAGCCATTTCCTTGTTTTCCTTTGCCAATTGGAAGGTAATATCTGGAATAACAAGTCCTAAGGCTAGTGACTTAATCCGAATTTTTTCGTCAGCATTTTCTCTTTTGGTGTCCAAAAAGGTAAGAACTTCTGGGTGATGAGCATGCAAGTAAACGGCACCTGCACCTTGACGCTGCCCTAATTGATTGGCATAGGAAAAGGAATCTTCTAATAATTTCATGACAGGTACAATGCCCGTTGCCTGATTTTCAATCCCTTTGATCGGTGCCCCAATTTCTCTAAGGTTGGTCAAGCACAAAGCTACACCACCACCCCTCTTAGACAGTTGAAGGCTGGTTCCAATCGCACGAGAAATAGATTCCATATTGTCCTCAACACGGAGAAGATAGCAAGAAATATATTCTCCACGACGTTTCTTGCCAGCATTTAAAAAGGTTGGTGTTGCTGGTTGAAAACGTCTCTGTAGCATATCTTCGATCAAACGAAATAGCAAGGCCTGGTCTCCATTTGCTAAAAAGAGAGCGTTCATAACGACACGATCTTCAAATTCTTCTAGATAATGCTTCCCATCCAAGGTTTTCAAGGCATAGGATTGGTAGAATTTCATTGCTCCCATCAAATTTAAAAAGCGATAGTCTTGCTGATAGGCGTATTGAAAAGCTTCCTTGATAACGTCGTCAGGATAGGCATCAAAAATGGCCTGCTCATAATAACCTTCCTTAATGAGATAGGCTAACTTCTCTTCTAAAGATGGAAATACCATTCGGTTGGGAGAGATGTGTTCTTCTAGGTAGCGTTGAACAGCAATTTTATCACTATCAAAATGATAACTACCGTCTGCTTTTTTAAAGCGAGTTAATGCATTGTATGAGAGGTATGACTCTTTGGTTTGTGACATGGACGTGTCCTTTCCTTAATCTTTTTGTCGGTTTGATTTGGTCTTGGTGTGGGCTTGGCGGCAAAAGTGAACAAAGATATCCCGTACCCTCGCAACATCTTTTGGGGTGCCTAATAGTTCAAATTGATGCAAAAGAGGGACCTGCAATTTCTGAGAAATAATCGGACCTGCAATGGCAAAGGTATCTCCAAAATTAGTATTCCCTGAAGAAATAACCCCTTTACAATGGTTACGATTAGTGAGATTATTGAGAAAATGAATCACCTGCTTAGGAACTGCCCCCTTAGTGTCTGAGCCACCCGCAGCATAGGTAGGTACAATCAAAAGATAATTGGTTGCAATTTCAAATGGTCTATAATCTACTGGAATGCGCTGAGCAGGCAAGCCTAATTTTTGAACGAAGCGATGAGTATTATTGGACTTAGATGAAAAATAAACAATAATCAGCTCTGCCATTCCTTAAAACTCCCAGTCGTCATCTGTTGTTTCTTCTGTTACTCCCATAACATAAGACGACCCATTCCCTGAGAAAAAGTCATGGTTTTCATCTGCACGCGCTGACAATTGAGCAAATACTTCAGGTGAAATACGTGTCTCTTCTTCTGTGAAAGGTGAATCATAACCTAAATTTTGAAGGAATTTTCCAGCGTTATAAAGACTAAAACGGATGGCATCTTCTGCCAAATCGAAGCCTGCATAGAGTTCTCTTAAATAAGCTTTTTCAAGATCAATTAATTCATAGAGCAAGTCAAATACAAAGGTCTTCATCTCAGCCTGCTTTTCTGAACTAAGACGCGCTACTTTTTGCTGGTATTTGTAACCACTGTAATAATTGTGAATGACCTTATCTCGTAAAATTAAGCGAATAATATCAGATGTATTTGGCATTTTCCCTCGAGCCGATAGGTAAAAAGGAAGGTAAAAGCCGCCGTACAATAAGAAACCTGGCATCATGGCTGCTGCTACTTTTGACTTCAAAGGATCATCGCCGGTATAGTAAGGGATCAAGACATGCGCTCGTTGCTGTAAACTTTGAGTCGAAACTACCCACTCATGAGCTTCTTCAATTTGCTCGCTGCTGCACAGGGTCGAAAAAATTGTTCCGTAGGAACGGGCATGAATCGCCACCATAAAGGCAAAATTCGTGTAAATGACTTGTTCATGGTCTGTTTGTGAATGCTGAATTTGAGCCACATCCCCGACAGTTGCTTGTACCGTGTCTAGCAGGGTTAAGCCAGTATAGGTCCTGGTAATA
Coding sequences within:
- the nrdE gene encoding class 1b ribonucleoside-diphosphate reductase subunit alpha translates to MSQTKESYLSYNALTRFKKADGSYHFDSDKIAVQRYLEEHISPNRMVFPSLEEKLAYLIKEGYYEQAIFDAYPDDVIKEAFQYAYQQDYRFLNLMGAMKFYQSYALKTLDGKHYLEEFEDRVVMNALFLANGDQALLFRLIEDMLQRRFQPATPTFLNAGKKRRGEYISCYLLRVEDNMESISRAIGTSLQLSKRGGGVALCLTNLREIGAPIKGIENQATGIVPVMKLLEDSFSYANQLGQRQGAGAVYLHAHHPEVLTFLDTKRENADEKIRIKSLALGLVIPDITFQLAKENKEMALFSPYDIKRVYGKDMSDISITEEYDKLLANPAIKKTYISARKLFQLIAELHFESGYPYLLFDDTVNQRNPHAQKGRIVMSNLCSEIAQVSTASTLDEDLSFKEVGEDICCNLGSINIAEAMADAKHFEQLIATSIRALDQVSRTSDLSCAPSIEKGNAANHAVGLGAMNLHGFLATNHIYYDSEEAVDFTDLFFHAMAYHAFKASCQLAKEKGTFADFERSTYADGSYFSNYLTEDAKPKTKRVAALLKTYGFQLPSVADWKALVTDIQTFGLANAHLMAVAPTGSISYLSSCTPSLQPVVAPVEVRKEGSLGRVYVPAYHIDQDNYCYYERGAYEMGPEPIINIVAAAQKHVDQAISLTLFMTDQATTRDLNRSYIQAFKLKCASIYYVRVRQDVLAGSEQYDDDSLVTFTDDQAMTDGTEECQSCMI
- the nrdI gene encoding class Ib ribonucleoside-diphosphate reductase assembly flavoprotein NrdI encodes the protein MAELIIVYFSSKSNNTHRFVQKLGLPAQRIPVDYRPFEIATNYLLIVPTYAAGGSDTKGAVPKQVIHFLNNLTNRNHCKGVISSGNTNFGDTFAIAGPIISQKLQVPLLHQFELLGTPKDVARVRDIFVHFCRQAHTKTKSNRQKD
- the nrdF gene encoding class 1b ribonucleoside-diphosphate reductase subunit beta; this encodes MNQHYYKRSQSPIDYALSETKKHMRSVNWNYLNDDKDLEVWNRVTQNFWLPEKVPVSNDLNSWRSLGEDWQQLITRTYTGLTLLDTVQATVGDVAQIQHSQTDHEQVIYTNFAFMVAIHARSYGTIFSTLCSSEQIEEAHEWVVSTQSLQQRAHVLIPYYTGDDPLKSKVAAAMMPGFLLYGGFYLPFYLSARGKMPNTSDIIRLILRDKVIHNYYSGYKYQQKVARLSSEKQAEMKTFVFDLLYELIDLEKAYLRELYAGFDLAEDAIRFSLYNAGKFLQNLGYDSPFTEEETRISPEVFAQLSARADENHDFFSGNGSSYVMGVTEETTDDDWEF